CCCCGGTGATCTGCCCGGCAAAGAACAGGTCGTTCCTGGCCTTGGACTGCATGCTGTTTTGGATGTGTTTTGGCCCGTTGAGATAGGTGTTGCGGTGCATGCTGCCGTAGCGCAGGAATTCCGCCTTTTCCAGGCCGGGTATCATCCGGAACACCCTTTGCTGCTCAGAGATCTTGAGCTGGGTCTGAAAGCCCACCAGGTTGAACATGGTGCCTTCCTGGTTCTCCTGCCTTAACTGAAGTACGGCATAGGGCCGGCGCCCCTCGTGGGGGTTGAACAGCCCGACGGGCTTCATCATCCCAAAGCGCAGGGAATTGACATTCCGCTCGGCCATGGCCTCCACCGGCAGACAGCCTTCGTAGTAATGCCCGGCCTCAAAATCATGGGGCTGGTGGCGCTGGGCCTTTACCAGTTCGTCAACAAAACTTAAGTACTGGTCCTTGGTCAGCGGCGCGTTCCAGTACTGGCCTTCTTCGTCTGAATAGCGCGAAGCCTTGAACATCTTGGAATGGTCCAGCGACCCGGCCTCAATGATGGGGGCGATGGCGTCGAAGAAGAACATTCCCTGCTCGCCCAGCATACCGGCCAGGGCCAGCGACAGCCTGTCCGAGGTCAACGGCCCGGAGGCGATGATGGCAGGGCCTTCCGGGATGGAAGACTGTTCCTGGGAAATGACCGTTATGTTGGGAAGGTTCGCGATCTCCCGGGTCACCGCCAAAGCGAACTGGTCCCGGTCCACCGCCAAAGCCTTGCCGGCCGGCACCGATACTTTATTGGCGCATTTCAGCAGCAGGGAATCCAGCAAAGCCAGCTCGGCCTTAAGCAGTCCGTGGGCATTGCCCGGCTCGGTGGATTTAAGGGAATTGCTGCAGACCAGTTCGGCCAAAAGCCCAGTCTGGTGGGCCGGAGTGGTTAGGGCCGGTTTCTCCGACTTTCCGGTGAAGCGCATCTCGTACAGGTTGACCTGATGCCCACGCGAGGCGGCCTGGTAGGCCGCCTCGCACCCGGCCAGCCCCCCGCCGATGATGGATATTGTCTTTAAGTCTGTCATGTATTTTTAAGGATACACCAAATCCGGATTAAAATCAAGGCAAAATGATTATAACAACTTGCCCAAGTATTCTCATCCGCAGATTTCGCAGATTCACACAGATTAAATAATATTGTTTTACATGTCATAAAATTGAACGGTTATCGTCTGCGTTAATCTGCGGATAGAAAAAAGTATCTTGGGAAAATATTCGTCAAAATAAAACCCCCGCCTGTGGCGGGGGTTTTATTTTCAGATATCATCCGGCCGGCCTCTCATCTTAAGGCTACGTGACACCCAAAGATAAAAGAACTCGCTGAGTCTTTGCTCAACTTCCGGCCCTTCAATGATCCCCAGCGCCCGGCTTAAAGCCTCAAAAGTGCAGATCCGGCCCTCCGCTTCCTGGGCATTGCGCAGCCGGTAGCGGGTGGGGGCGCCCGGCGGCAGGTGGACCTTGATCGCCTCCTTCATCAGCGGTTCGCGCTTGACCATGTGCCCGGCCTGGTTCCAGTTGCCGTCGGCCAGGAGCAAAGTTATGGGCCGGGGAATGGTTTTCAGAAATCCGGCATTCAGTTCCTGCGAACCGGCCCCGGGGAAAAGCACCAGCGAGTTTGGATATTTTTCCGAAGGTTCCGGGGCGGGGGGACCGTCACGAAGGCCCCGCAGGAATATCTCGGAGTTCTTCAGCACCAGCCGGGCCAGGCGGCCGCTGTTGCTTTTGCGCCGTTCCTCGGCGTAATGCATTATCACCACCGCCTTGGTGGCCAGATCGAATTCCGGGGCCTGGCCGCAGATGCATAGTTCCAGGTGCAGCCGGCAGCGGGGACAGCGGGGCTTATTGTCCGTTTTATGGCGCATTGATTGGGCTTAATCATTTATCAGTTACCCGTTGCGGCAGCAACTATCCAAATAATATTTCAATCTCCATCAGCAGGGATCGTGGGTTATGGCCTGGTTGATCATTGCCAATTTAAAATTCTTGTTTAAAACATTACCCCGGTCAAATATTTCCATGTTTACGCCCCCTTCTTCCATGGCAATAAGCCGGCAGCAGCCGAACATGACGGGGGATCGGTATATTCTTTGTTTTTTCAAATCAAGCATCAACAGATGAAATCCGGGAATATTGTAGCCCTTATCCCAGCGGACCAGGATCAGCCGCTGTTTTGATTGATCGTAAACATAGCGGTCCTGAAAACCGCCCTGATCCAGGCAGGGATGATCAAAACCATCCACTCTCACCTTGCCCGCATTGTAGGGGGAGCCCATGCTGATCTCGCTCATTGCTGTGAACTTTACCGGATCGATATTTTTCATGATGCAAAAATTCAATATCTATGTTAATGTTTTTGACAAAAAATAAGTGCGCCCGGAATTAACTGCCCCTGCGACTGAATATAAAACCTCCCGGGTCCTGCGCCAAGGCAGTTGGGGAGGCTTTTTAGTATAAAGGATATTCCGGGGCGAATGCACTTTTTCTCAGGCTTGGTTAAAACTGTTAAAATTTGTATCCCGCTCCCAAAGACGCTTCGGCCAGCAGGTTGTCCTTGATCCCCGACCCGGTGGTGATCTTGCCGCCGCTCAGGAACATCCCCCCCTTGCCCTGGGCCCACAGGAAGATGGCCGGAGTGATCCGGTATTCCATCCCGGCGCCCCCGGCAATGATTGGGCTGGCCGCCTTCTGTTCTTCCCCGGTGGCCGGGTCAAGATATGCGGCTCCGTTGTACATGTTCTCCCAGTAAAGGATCCCGCCCCCGGCCAGCACATAAGGCGTGACCTTTTCAAAGAAATGGAATTTGTAGCGGGCGTCTATCTCGGCATCGATGTAGTTGGTCTGGTACAACTCGTAATTTGCCTCCCAGACGGTCTCCCGCAACTTGTTGCTGCCGTATCCCCCGTTGAGGACAAAGGTGAATTTGTCGTTCAGGTTGAAGCCGGCCCCCAGCTTTATCATGTAGCCGTAGCTGCCTTCGGAAAGCACTCCTCCCATGGCTTTGATCACACCGCCCCCCAGCATGACCTGCCACCTTCCGGCGGCCGATGAACCTGACCTGGCCAGCTTTACATCCAGCTGGCTTTGGGCCTTGTCCTTAAGGCTCAGGTTCTTGACCTCTGCCCTGTAGCCCGGGGCGGCGAAACTGAACTGGTAGGC
This DNA window, taken from bacterium, encodes the following:
- the trmFO gene encoding methylenetetrahydrofolate--tRNA-(uracil(54)-C(5))-methyltransferase (FADH(2)-oxidizing) TrmFO — encoded protein: MTDLKTISIIGGGLAGCEAAYQAASRGHQVNLYEMRFTGKSEKPALTTPAHQTGLLAELVCSNSLKSTEPGNAHGLLKAELALLDSLLLKCANKVSVPAGKALAVDRDQFALAVTREIANLPNITVISQEQSSIPEGPAIIASGPLTSDRLSLALAGMLGEQGMFFFDAIAPIIEAGSLDHSKMFKASRYSDEEGQYWNAPLTKDQYLSFVDELVKAQRHQPHDFEAGHYYEGCLPVEAMAERNVNSLRFGMMKPVGLFNPHEGRRPYAVLQLRQENQEGTMFNLVGFQTQLKISEQQRVFRMIPGLEKAEFLRYGSMHRNTYLNGPKHIQNSMQSKARNDLFFAGQITGVEGYVESIATGLLAGINICRYLDGLPLLVPPPLTMLGSLCKYVSEGGTGKSFQPMNANFGLLPPLDNSVHSKKLRYEAYSQRALEAMGELTGETSQTQ
- a CDS encoding tRNA-uridine aminocarboxypropyltransferase, with product MRHKTDNKPRCPRCRLHLELCICGQAPEFDLATKAVVIMHYAEERRKSNSGRLARLVLKNSEIFLRGLRDGPPAPEPSEKYPNSLVLFPGAGSQELNAGFLKTIPRPITLLLADGNWNQAGHMVKREPLMKEAIKVHLPPGAPTRYRLRNAQEAEGRICTFEALSRALGIIEGPEVEQRLSEFFYLWVSRSLKMRGRPDDI
- a CDS encoding carboxypeptidase regulatory-like domain-containing protein, which gives rise to MQGISVQLFLATAGLWLATAGIVRAQAPAPGTIVGVIKDRESGAPMKGMITFPGLNLAALVSDSAGNYKVDLAPGEYKMHIYANGYRWIERKLTVTSGKTEQWDLTLKRKEAVITGTVLDSATAVPIKAHITNLGSIPVDLSSGADGRFQTTVRPGAYQFSFAAPGYRAEVKNLSLKDKAQSQLDVKLARSGSSAAGRWQVMLGGGVIKAMGGVLSEGSYGYMIKLGAGFNLNDKFTFVLNGGYGSNKLRETVWEANYELYQTNYIDAEIDARYKFHFFEKVTPYVLAGGGILYWENMYNGAAYLDPATGEEQKAASPIIAGGAGMEYRITPAIFLWAQGKGGMFLSGGKITTGSGIKDNLLAEASLGAGYKF